A single window of Paroedura picta isolate Pp20150507F chromosome 8, Ppicta_v3.0, whole genome shotgun sequence DNA harbors:
- the NPPC gene encoding C-type natriuretic peptide: MHVSSPGLAGCLFLALLALRLEAKPAPQHPPKGPPGSPGAAAALGRGLAELLEASSGPAAGRGGGGGTKAGAQQRGKGSSSSSSSSSSRLMRDLRTDTKQARAGWARLVHPEHHAGGGGGGGGGGGGGGGGGGSRRLKGLSKKGLSKGCFGLKLDRIGTMSGLGC; this comes from the exons ATGCACGTCTCCTCGCCCGGcctggctggctgcctcttcctcgcCCTGCTGGCCCTGCGGCTGGAGGCCAAGCCCGCGCCCCAGCACCCGCCCAAG GGCCCGCCCGGGAGCccgggagcggcggcggcgctgggGCGCGGACTGGCCGAGCTGCTGGAAGCGTCGTCGGGGCCGgcggcggggcgcggcggcggcggaggcaccAAGGCGGGCGCGCAGCAGCGGGGCaagggctcctcctcgtcctcgtcctcgtcgtcGTCGCGGCTCATGCGCGACCTGCGCACCGACACCAAGCAGGCGCGGGCGGGCTGGGCGCGGCTCGTGCACCCGGAGCACCACgccggaggaggcggcggaggaggaggcggcggcggcggcggcggaggcggaggaggaTCGCGGCGCCTGAAGGGCCTCTCCAAGAAGGGCCTCTCCAAGGGCTGCTTCGGCCTCAAGCTCGACCGCATCGGCACCATGAGCGGCCTGGGCTGCTGA